A window of Synechococcus sp. WH 8109 genomic DNA:
TGGGCGCATCGGAGGCAGTGGTGACCAACGTTGATTTCCTGATGCTCCGTCGACTTGTTTCCATGCTGTGCAGCCTGCCCCTACTGCTGGGGCTAGCGCTCCCCTGCGATGCCGCTGAACTGCAACTCAGTGAGGTCCGCCTTGATCCCTGCGGAGAGCTGGATGCTGGCAATCAACCTGAATTGAGCCGCCCTGTTGGTGCCAGCTGTTATGTGTTGACTGGAGACGTTGAGAACCGCAGCAAGAACAGCGTCATCGACACCGATGTGTATGCACGGATCCTGGATGCCAGTGGTGAACCGGTTCTTCCAAACAGAACCCGGGTGGGGTCGATCGGGGATGTGAACCCCGGTCTCTCCCCGTTCGCTCTGCGGATCTCAGTGCCCGCCGGAACCCCAGGGCCGTTTGTGATCAAAAATCCCCGTGCCCGTGGATTCAATGCTCCAGTCCGAAGCCGCGTTGATGCTGACGACGATGACCTGCTGCCGTTGGAACGGGGTATTAACCAGCAGTGATCACCAGGTTGATCCGCCGAAGTAGTCATTGACAGTGCCGATGGATCCCTGCAGTGCCCATTTCATTGCTGATAGGGCGAAAAACGCCAGCAGAGCTGAGAGGTCAATGCCTCCCAAAGGAGGGATTAGCCCTCTAAAGGCGTTCAAATAGGGATCCGTGATGGCTCCAACGCTGCTCAGTACCGGATTGCTCCAGTCGAGGTTGGGAAACCAGCTCAGAAGGACCCGAACGATGAGAACGAACGAATAAATATCAACCGTCGCGTAAAGCACCTGCAGCAGGGTGACTGGGAGAGATTCCATGACGGGGGCTGTTCTGCTCCGACTTTATGCAGCTTCCGTCAAATCGGTTGCCCCAAGATCAGGAAGCACGGAGAAGGTGCGGTGAAATTTCTCGGTGAGGGTTAGCCAGTAGGACCGCCCCTCGCTCTGACGACGCCGTTCGATGAATTCCTGCGCCAGAAGCTCCTTGATGTGGTCGTAGGCCCCCGAGCCCCGCAGATCCACAAGATCCGATTGAAGAATGCGTTTCTTCAGGGCAATGGTGGCGAGGGTTCGCAGAGTTGCCGTGGAGAGATTTACCGGCAGCAGGTCTTTGACCAGATCGCCCATGCCCGGCCGGAGCTGCAGTCCGTAGCGACCGCTCTGTTCAACGATCTCCAGGGCACTGTCCCGCTGGGCGTAGGAGGCCGTCAGGGCGACGAGGGCTTCTTCAACGGTTCGGCGGTCGGAGTCGGCCAGTTCGGCCAGTTCGCCGATGCTGACGGGCCGACCCTTGAGATAAAGAATCGCCTCGAGCCGGGTGGGCAGGGATGGAGACGTCATCACAACCCCTCGAGAGCACTCAAGCTACCGCCCTGAAACTCAGAGGAACAGGCCATAGGCCGGGTTGTTTGTTTCATCCCAGTGGCGATAGCCCAGGGCATTGAGGAATTCGGTCCAGCCCTGCATCTCCTGTTCCGGCACCAGTACGCCAACAACGATGCGCCCCACGTCAGCACCGTGGTTTCTGTAGTGGAAGATGCTGATGCTCCAGCCGGGATGGAGAGCATCCACGAAACTCATCAAGGCACCCGGGCGTTCGGGAAATTCGAAGCGATACAGCAGCTCTTTGCATTCCCCGGCACAGGCCGTGCGGGCTGAAGCCGGCAGACGGCCCCCCACCATGTGGCGCAGGTGGACCTTGGCAAATTCGTTTTCGCTGAGATCGAGGCAGGGGAAGCCCCCACGCTCCAGTTGGCCCAGCAGTAAGGCACGGTCGTTTTCATCGCTCACCTGCACACCGATGAAGATCTGCGCCGAGGCTCCATCAGTCATGCGGTAACTGAATTCCGTGAGGCTGCGCTCCCGTAGCAGTTCGCAAAGCCGCCTCAGGCTGCCGGGTGATTCGGGAATCTCCACGGCCAGCATTGCCTCGCGCTCTTCCCCGAGCTCAGCCCGTTCGGCGATGAAACGCAGCCGGTCGAAATTCATGTTGGCCCCGCAGGCCACCGCCACCAGATTGCGCCCCGCCAGCTGGCGCTCGGCCACGTCCTGTTTGAGCCCAGCAACCGCCAGGGCACCGGCGGGCTCCAGGATTGAACGGGTGTCTTCAAAGACGTCCTTGATCGCGGCACAGATGGCATCGGTGTCGACCCGCACCATGCGATCGACGAACTGCTGGGCCAGCGCAAAGGTGTGTTCCCCCACCTTTCTCACGGCGACGCCATCGGCAAACAGCCCCACCTGTTCCAGTTCCACCCGCTGCCCTTGCTGGAGGGAGCGGCTCAGGGCATCGGCATCCACCGGCTCCACGCCGATCACCTCCGTTTCCGGCCACAGACGTTTGACGTAAGCAGCGATGCCCGCGATCAGGCCACCACCGCCCACGGCCACATAGATCGCGTTGGGTGGCTGCTCGGCCTGGCGCATGATCTCCATTCCGATCGTTCCTTGGCCTGCGATCACTTCCGGATCGTCGAAGGGGTGAATGAAGGTGAGCCCCTCGGCCTTGCAGCGTCGCTGTGCTTCCGCGGAGCACTCGTCGTAGGTCTCGCCATGGAGGACCACGTCACCACCCAGGGCCCGCACGGCGCGCACTTTCACCTCGGGTGTGGTGCTTGGCATCACTATCACGGCCCGACAGCCAAGCTTCTGGGCACTCAGGGCGACGCCCTGGGCATGGTTACCGGCACTGGAGGCAATCACACCGCGCTTGAGCTCGTCTCTGCTGAGCTGCGCCATGCGGTTGTAGGCGCCGCGCAGCTTGAACGAGAACACCGGCTGGAGATCCTCACGCTTCAGCGAGACCGTGTTGTTCAGCCGGCGGCTCAGATTGGGGGCGGGATCCAAAGGGGTTTCCCGTGCCACGTCGTAAACGCGGGCACGCAGGATCCGCTGCAGGTAGTCGGTCATCTCACCATTCTTCCAAGGATTCGATCCAGACAGGATCCGGGTTGGTTCCCGTAGATTGCATGTATTGGAGTTGGCAGTGCATGCATCTCGGAGATCTGAAGCATCCGAATGAACTGCACGGACTCAGCCCGGCTCAACTTGAGGACGTAGCTCGGCAGATTCGTGAGCGGCATCTGCAGGTGGTGTCCACCAGCGGTGGTCACCTTGGGCCTGGCCTGGGGGTTGTGGAGCTGACTCTGGCGCTCTATCAGACGTTGGATCTCGACCATGACCGTGTGATTTGGGATGTGGGCCATCAGGCCTACCCCCACAAATTGATCACCGGCCGGTTCAACGATTTCGATTCCCTGCGTCAGCAGCACGGGGTGGCGGGTTACCTCAAGCGCACAGAGAGCAACTTCGACCATTTCGGAGCGGGCCACGCCAGCACCTCCATCTCAGCGGCGCTGGGTATGGCCATGGCGCGGGACAACCGGGGAGAGTCGTTCAAATGTGTTGCCGTCATTGGTGATGGAGCCCTGACAGGCGGCATGGCTCTTGAGGCCATCAACCACGCAGGACACCTCCCCAACACCCCGCTCCTGGTGGTGCTGAACGACAACGACATGTCGATCTCTCCGCCGGTGGGTGCGCTCTCGAACGTGCTGAACCGTGCGCGGCTCAGCCCACCGATGCAGTTCCTCTCAGGGAGTGTTGAGGAAAGTGTTCGGCATCTGCCTTTCATGGGTGGTGAGATTCCTGCGGAACTCAACCGACTAAAGGGCAGCATGCGTCGCCTCGCGGTTCCCAAGGTGGGTGCCGTGTTCGAGGAACTGGGCTTCACCTACATGGGGCCTATCGACGGTCACGACATCGGTGAAATGGTGCGCACCTTCCAGGCGGCCCACCGTGAGGGTGGCCCTGTGCTGGTGCATGTAGTCACCAAAAAGGGCAAGGGCTATCCCTATGCAGAGGCCGATCAGGTTGGCTATCACGCCCAATCGGCTTTTGATCTCGGCACCGGCAAAGCGATTCCGTCGTCCAAACCCAAGCCCCCCAGCTACAGCAAGGTGTTTGGGCAGACCCTGGTCAAGCTCTGTGAGCAGAACAGTCGGGTGATCGGCATCACCGCGGCTATGGCCACCGGTACCGGTCTCGATCTGCTTCAGAAGGCCGTTCCGGATCAGTACGTGGACGTTGGCATCGCTGAGCAACATGCCGTCACCCTGGCGGCAGGCATGGCCTGCGAGGGGTTGCGCCCTGTCGTTGCCATCTACAGCACCTTCCTTCAGCGCGCCTTCGACCAGTTGATCCACGACGTAGGCATCCAGAAGCTGCCGGTCACCTTCGTGCTCGATCGAGCCGGCATCGTTGGAGCCGACGGGCCGACCCACCAGGGTCAGTACGACATCAGCTACATGCGGGCCATTCCCAACTTCACTGTGATGGCACCGAAGGATGAGGCTGAGCTCCAGCGCATGCTGGTGACCTGCCTGCAGCACGACGGCCCTACGGCGCTGCGGATTCCGCGGGGCTCCGGGGAAGGCGTGCCGTTGATGGAAGAGGGTTGGGAATCGCTGCCGATCGGCCGCGGTGAATTGCTGCGGGAAGGCGACGATCTGATGATCCTGGCCTACGGCTCGATGGTGGCTCCAGCCCTCGCCACAGCAACGCTTCTGGAGGAAGCCGGTCTCTCCACCACCGTGATCAATGCTCGCTTTCTGAGGCCCCTGGATCAGGCGCTGATCCATCCGCTGGCACGTCGCATCCCCCGCGTGGTCACCATGGAAGAGGGGGCCCTACCCGGCGGTTTTGGCGCAGCGGTCCTGGAGTCGTTGATCGACCAGGACATCAACGTGTCGATGCTGCGCATCGGCATCCCCGACCAGCTGGTTGATCACGCCACGCCGCAGCAGAGCAAGGAAGCTCTCGGCCTGACTCCTGCGCATATGGCTGAACGCATCCTTGAGCGCTTCAGCAACACCTCTGGTGATATGCCAGCCACCGCTTCGATCAAGGCCCTGCAGGCCTGACGTAGAGGCATCGGTGTCGGTTCTGATCGTTGGTGCTGGGCCGTCCGGTGCTCGTCTGGCGATTCAATTGGCGCGGGCGGGTGCTGAGGTCACCCTGGTGGATCGCCTGCCGGATCCCCATCGCCATGCCTATTCCAGTGGTGCCCTGCCTCTGGAGGCTGTTCGTCGCTTAGGTCTTCCGGATGACGCCATTGCCGCCACCTGGCAGGGCTGGCAGCTGCACGATCCCTCGGGTCTGGTTCATCAGTGGTGGTCGTCCGGCGATTTGGGGGTCGTGCTCGACTTCGGCCGGCTTCGGTCCTGGCTCTGGGAGGAAGCGCGCCGACATGGAGTGGAGTTGATCCAGGGCTGCCGGGCTGCGCTGAGCACGCTCACGGCCGATCAAGCCAGCGTGCGGCTGCAAACATGCGATGGGCGGTCGTCATTGCGCTCAGCGCGCTGGCTGATTGATGCCACCGGTGCACGCCGAGATCTGCTGCGGCAGGCCGGCCTCAGCCCCAATCCCGAGGATCCTCTGCTGCAGGGCATCGGCGTTGAGTTGTTGCTGCAGGCCGATGACCGTCAGGCGGCTGCCTGGCGGGATCGGATCAGTTT
This region includes:
- a CDS encoding YggT family protein, giving the protein MESLPVTLLQVLYATVDIYSFVLIVRVLLSWFPNLDWSNPVLSSVGAITDPYLNAFRGLIPPLGGIDLSALLAFFALSAMKWALQGSIGTVNDYFGGSTW
- the scpB gene encoding SMC-Scp complex subunit ScpB; this translates as MTSPSLPTRLEAILYLKGRPVSIGELAELADSDRRTVEEALVALTASYAQRDSALEIVEQSGRYGLQLRPGMGDLVKDLLPVNLSTATLRTLATIALKKRILQSDLVDLRGSGAYDHIKELLAQEFIERRRQSEGRSYWLTLTEKFHRTFSVLPDLGATDLTEAA
- the ilvA gene encoding threonine ammonia-lyase, biosynthetic, translated to MTDYLQRILRARVYDVARETPLDPAPNLSRRLNNTVSLKREDLQPVFSFKLRGAYNRMAQLSRDELKRGVIASSAGNHAQGVALSAQKLGCRAVIVMPSTTPEVKVRAVRALGGDVVLHGETYDECSAEAQRRCKAEGLTFIHPFDDPEVIAGQGTIGMEIMRQAEQPPNAIYVAVGGGGLIAGIAAYVKRLWPETEVIGVEPVDADALSRSLQQGQRVELEQVGLFADGVAVRKVGEHTFALAQQFVDRMVRVDTDAICAAIKDVFEDTRSILEPAGALAVAGLKQDVAERQLAGRNLVAVACGANMNFDRLRFIAERAELGEEREAMLAVEIPESPGSLRRLCELLRERSLTEFSYRMTDGASAQIFIGVQVSDENDRALLLGQLERGGFPCLDLSENEFAKVHLRHMVGGRLPASARTACAGECKELLYRFEFPERPGALMSFVDALHPGWSISIFHYRNHGADVGRIVVGVLVPEQEMQGWTEFLNALGYRHWDETNNPAYGLFL
- the dxs gene encoding 1-deoxy-D-xylulose-5-phosphate synthase codes for the protein MHLGDLKHPNELHGLSPAQLEDVARQIRERHLQVVSTSGGHLGPGLGVVELTLALYQTLDLDHDRVIWDVGHQAYPHKLITGRFNDFDSLRQQHGVAGYLKRTESNFDHFGAGHASTSISAALGMAMARDNRGESFKCVAVIGDGALTGGMALEAINHAGHLPNTPLLVVLNDNDMSISPPVGALSNVLNRARLSPPMQFLSGSVEESVRHLPFMGGEIPAELNRLKGSMRRLAVPKVGAVFEELGFTYMGPIDGHDIGEMVRTFQAAHREGGPVLVHVVTKKGKGYPYAEADQVGYHAQSAFDLGTGKAIPSSKPKPPSYSKVFGQTLVKLCEQNSRVIGITAAMATGTGLDLLQKAVPDQYVDVGIAEQHAVTLAAGMACEGLRPVVAIYSTFLQRAFDQLIHDVGIQKLPVTFVLDRAGIVGADGPTHQGQYDISYMRAIPNFTVMAPKDEAELQRMLVTCLQHDGPTALRIPRGSGEGVPLMEEGWESLPIGRGELLREGDDLMILAYGSMVAPALATATLLEEAGLSTTVINARFLRPLDQALIHPLARRIPRVVTMEEGALPGGFGAAVLESLIDQDINVSMLRIGIPDQLVDHATPQQSKEALGLTPAHMAERILERFSNTSGDMPATASIKALQA